The Streptomyces sp. NBC_00510 genomic interval TGCCCGGGTCGCTGACGTCACCGTAGGCGCCGGTGACGATCAGCTGCTCGGTGGCGCCCTTCTTGTAGTTTCCGGAGACCGTGGTGGCGTCGTCGATGCCGGTGTCGTCCCCGGTCTCGCCGTTGCTGAGTCCGGGGTCGTTGCCGGACTTGGTGTACTGACCGTCCAGCAGCGTGGCCGGCATGGCGAGCTTGTGGTCACCGCCGCTGCCGCCGCTGCCCGTGAGGGCGAGGACGCCGCCGCCTATGACCGCGACGGCGACCACGACGCCGACCACGATGCCGATGATCTTGCCCTTGCCCCCGGACGACGGCGGCGGCGGGGCACCCCAGGCGCCGGCCTGCTGGGCGTAGGGGCCCGGCTGCTGGGCGTACGGGCCGGGCTGCTGCGGGTGGCCGTAGCCCGGGGCCGGCTGCGGGGCCGTGGGCTGCTGGGGGTAGCCGTAGCCCGGTGCGGGCTGCTGGGGCGGGCCGGGCGGGACCGGTGGCTGCTGGGGGTGGCCGGGCTGGCCCCCGTAGCCAGGCTGGCCGCCGTAACCCGGCTGCGGCGGCGGCTGGTTGAAGCTCATCGGTGAGTCCCCTCGTTGAACTGCTGTCTCCTCGTACTCATCCTTGCGGATTGTTTAGGCCGTCTTTACACCGGCGTCGTCAGGACTTGGTAACAAGACGGTGCAGATGCCCGGTTGATCACCCCGACCACCGGTGCGGTCGGGTACCGCCGACCCGTCCGATCTGCCGGTTTCCCATCAGGAGTCCCTCGTCCGGCGGTGGTTCGGACGCGGCGGCCGCCCCCCGGGGCGGCGGGGGTCTCCCGGCTCCCGGCCCCGGCCGCCCGGCGCAGCCGGGGACGGCACCACGCGCCCCCGGATCCGGACCGCGAGCACCCCCTGCCGGGCCCCGCGGCGGGCGCGCGTTCTCGGGGGCCCGTCCCCGACCCTCGCGCCCGGGCACCGGTGGATTCGTAACGGGGCCCGCCCCGCCCGTAAACTGAGCGCCGTGACCGACAACACTCAGCAGGCCGCCGAGAGCGGACCGAACAGCGCGACCCCCGAACTGCCGACCCAGTACGCGCCGGCCGAGGTAGAGGGGCCCCTGTACGAGCGCTGGGTAGAGCGCGGTTACTTCGAGGCCGACGCCAAGAGCGGCAAGAAGCCGTACACGGTCGTCATCCCGCCGCCGAACGTCACCGGCAGCCTCCACCTGGGCCACGCCTTCGAGCACACGCTGATCGACGCACTCACCCGCCGGAAGCGGATGCAGGGGTACGAGACGCTGTGGCAGCCCGGCATGGACCACGCCGGCATCGCCACGCAGAACGTCGTCGAGCGCGAGCTCGCCAAGGAGGGCAAGTCCCGCCACGACCTCGGCCGCGAGGCGTTCATCGAGCGCGTCTGGCAGTGGAAGGCGGAGTCCGGCGGGCAGATCTCCGGGCAGATGAGGCGCCTCGGTGACGGCGTCGCCTGGTCGCGTGAGCGCTTCACCATGGACGAGGGCCTGTCCAAGGCCGTCCAGACCATCTTCAAGAAGCTCTACGACGACGAGCTCATCTACCGCGCCGAGCGCATCATCAACTGGTGCCCGCGCTGTCTGACGGCCATCTCGGACATCGAGGTCGAGTACCAGGACGACGACGGCGAGCTGGTCTCGATCCGCTACGGCGAGGGCGAGGACTCCATCGTCGTCGCGACGACCCGCGCCGAGACGATGCTCGGCGACACCGCCGTCGCCGTCCACCCGGAGGACGAGCGCTACCGGCACCTCGTCGGCCGCGAGATCGAGCTGCCGCTCACCGGCCGCCGCATCCCGGTCGTCGCCGACGAGCACGTCGACCCGCAGTTCGGCACGGGCGCCGTCAAGGTCACGCCCGCGCACGACCCGAACGACTTCGAGATCGGCCAGCGCCACGGTCTGCCGAACCTCGCCGTCATGGACGAGCGCGCGGTCATCACCGCGCACGGCCCCTTCCAGGGCCTGGACCGCCTGGAGGCCCGCTCCGCCATCGTCGCCGCGCTGCGCGCCGAGGGCCGGATCGTCGCCGAGAAGCGCCCGTACGTCCACTCCGTCGGCCACTGCTCGCGCTGCAAGACCACCATCGAGCCGCGGTTGTCCATGCAGTGGTGGGTCAAGGTCGGCCCGCTGGCGAAGGCCGCGGGTGACGCCGTCCGCGACGGCAAGGTCAAGATCCACCCCCAGGAGATGGAGAAGAGGTACTTCGACTGGGTCGACAACCTCCACGACTGGTGCATCTCGCGCCAGCTGTGGTGGGGTCACCGCATCCCCGTCTGGTACGGACCGGACGGCGAGATCGTCTGCGTCGGTCCCGACGAGGAGCCCCCGGGCGGCGAGGGCTGGACCCAGGAGACCGATGTCCTCGACACCTGGTTCTCCTCCGGTCTGTGGCCGTTCTCCACGCTCGGCTGGCCCGAGGAGACCGAGAGCCTCGCGAAGTTCTATCCGAACTCCGTCCTGGTCACCGGGTACGACATCCTCTTCTTCTGGGTCGCCCGGATGATGATGTTCGGTCTCTACGCGATGGACGGCACCCCGCCGTTCCACACCATCGCCCTGCACGGCATGGTCCGCGACCAGTTCGGCAAGAAGATGTCGAAGTCCTTCGGCAACGCGGTCAACCCGCTGGACTGGATGGACACCTACGGCTCCGACGCGCTGCGCTTCACCCTCGCGCGCGGCGCCAACCCCGGCACCGACGTGCCGATCGGCGAGGACTGGGTCCAGGGCTCCCGCAACTTCACCAACAAGATCTGGAACGCCACGCGCTTCGCGCTGATGAACGGCGCCACGGTCGGGGGCGACCTGCCCGCGCCCGAGGAGATGTCGGCCACCGACCGCTGGATCCTGTCCCGGCTGAACGCCACGGTCGCCGAGGCCGACGCGCTCTACGACGACTACCAGTTCGCCAAGCTCAGCGACGTCCTCTTCCACTTCGCGTGGGACGAGGTCTTCGACTGGTACGTCGAGCTGTCCAAGACCACCTTCCTGGCGGGCGGCCGCCCGGCCGAGGTCTCCCGGCGCGTGCTGGGCGAGGTCCTGGACAAGCTGCTGCGACTGCTCCACCCGGTGGTCCCCTTCGTGACCGAGACGCTGTGGACCACGCTCACCGGGCGCGAGTCGGTCGTCGTCGCCGACTGGCCGGCCGACTCCGGCTTCCGCGACGCGGCCGCCGAGAAGGAGATCGCGGCGGTGCAGTCGCTGGTCACCGAGGTCCGGCGGTTCCGCGCCGACCAGGGCCTGCAGCCGGGCCAGAAGGTCCCGGCCCGGCTCGACCTCGGCTCCACCGGCCTGGAGGCCCATGAGGCGGCGGTCCGCCAACTGCTGCGCCTGCAGCCGGAGGGCGAGGGCTTCACCGCGACGGCGACCCTCCCGGTCGCGGGCGCGACGGTCGCGCTGGACCTCTCCGGGGCGATCGACGTCGACGCCGAGCGGAAGCGGCTCGCGAAGGACCTGGCCGCTGCCGAGAAGGAGAAGGCGCAGGCCACGGCGAAGCTGGGCAACGAGGCGTTCCTCGCGAAGGCACCGGAGCCCGTCGTCGCCAAGATCCGCACCCGCCTGGAGGCGGCCGAGGCGGACATGGCCCGCATCACCGCGCAGCTGTCCTCGCTGCCGCAGAGCTGACGCACCCGGGGTGGGCAGGCGGAAACGCCTGCCCACAACCCGGATCTACCTGGCCGCTTCGTACAATGTGGTCGTGAGCAACCCGCGCCCCGAGAACGACGAGCCCCTTTCCGACCCGCTGGCCGCGATGGGTCTGGGCGGCGACGAGGACGAAGCCGACATCGACCCCGGCCGCGAGGCCGACCTGGCGGTGATCGAGGCGGGCAGCCGTACCCTCCGGGCCGGGGGACCGGTGCCGCAGGACGACGGCGTCCCGGCCCGCCCCGCCGACCCGGCGGTCGACAAGGCCCTCCGCGAGGTCGAGGCGGAGCTGGCCGGCCGCTGGCCGGAGACGAAGCTGGAGCCGTCCCTGGACCGGATGACCGCGCTGATGGACATCCTGGGCGAGCCGCAGCGCTCCTACCCCTCGATCCACATCACCGGCACCAACGGCAAGACCAGCACCGCCCGCATGATCGAGCAGCTGCTGCTCGCCTTCGACCTGCGCACCGGCCGCTACACCAGCCCGCACGTGCAGTCCGTCACCGAGCGGATCAGTCTCGACGGCCGGCCGATCGCGCCGGAGAGCTTCATCGAGACGTACCGCGACCTCCAGCCGTACGTGGAGATGGTGGACGCATCGCAGCCGTACCGGATGTCGTTCTTCGAGGTGCTGACCGGCATGGCGTACGCCGCCTTCGCCGACGCCCCGGTGGACGTGGCCGTCGTCGAGGTCGGCATGGGCGGCAGCTGGGACGCGACCAACGTGGTGGACGGCACGGTCGCCGTCGTGACCCCGATCGACCTGGACCACACCGACCGCCTGGGCGAGACGGCCGGCGAGATCGCGGTGGAGAAGAGCGGGATCGTCAAGAAGGACGCCACCGCCGTGCTGGCCCAGCAGCCCGTGGAGGCGGCCCAGGTGCTGCTGAAGCGGGCCGTCGAGGTGGACGCGACGGTCGCCCGGGAGGGCATGGAGTTCGGCGTCACGCACCGCGAGGTGGCCGTCGGCGGGCAGATGCTGACCCTGCGCGGTCTGGGCGGGGAGTACGAGCAGGTCTTCCTGCCGCTGCACGGTGAGCACCAGGCCCACAACGCGGCGGTGGCGCTCGCCGCGGTGGAGGCCTTCTTCGGCATCGGCACCCTGCACGCCCGCACCCTGGACGTCGACACCGTCCGCACCGCCTTCGCCAATGTCACCTCGCCGGGCCGGCTGGAGGTCGTGCGCCGCAGCCCCGCCGTGGTGCTGGACGCGGCGCACAACCCGGCGGGGGCCCGGGCGGCGGCCGCCGCGCTGGGCGAGGCCTTCGGTTTCACCCATCTGGTGGGCGTGGTCGGGCCGAGCGGCGACAAGGACGTACGGGGGCTGCTGGAGGCCTTCGAGCCGGTCTTCGCCGAGGTCGTGGTGACCCAGAACTCCACCCACCGCGCCATGGACGTGGACGAGTTGGCCGCGCTCGCGGTCGAGGTCTTCGGCGACGAGCGTGTGCAGGTCGAGCCGCGGCTGGACGACGCGATCGAGGCGGCCGTGACGCTCGCCGAGGATCAGGGGGAGTACTCCGGCGCCGGGGTGCTGATCACCGGTTCGGTGATCACCGTTGGAGAGGCCCGGCTGCTGCTGGGCCGGAAGTGACGAGCGGGAAGCGAAGCCAAGCGGATGCGGACCCTGTGCGCGAGCACCCTGATCGGTGAGTTCTTCGTGATCGGCTTCGCCGGTCTGGTGGCGATGAAGCAGCCGGAGCTGACGGCCGGCACGGTATGGACGGTCAGCGGCATCGCCATGGCCCTGTGCGTGCTGCTGTGCGGCATGCTCGGGCGGCGCGGCGGGCTGGCCGTCGGCTGGCTGCTGCAGGCCGGGTTGATCGTGAGCGGCTTCGCCGTCCCGGTGATGTTCTTCCTCGGCGCGGTCTTCGCCGCCCTGTGGTGGGCCGCCGTCCACTTCGGCCGGAAGGTCGACGAGGCCAAGGCGGCACGGGCCGCGCAGCCGGCCTGATCGCACGCGTCGTGCCCCGGGCCGAGGGGGTGCCGTGGGTCGTGGGGATCACCGGTAATGTCGTCGTACCCGCACCCCGCACATAGGAGTCACACCGTGTCCCAGCGCACCCTCGTCCTTCTCAAGCCGGACGCCGTACGTCGCGGCCTGGTCGGCGAGATCCTCGGCCGCATCGAGCGCAAGGCGGGCTGGAGCATCACCGCGCTGGAACTGCGCACGCTCGACCGCACGATCCTCGAACAGCACT includes:
- a CDS encoding valine--tRNA ligase; protein product: MTDNTQQAAESGPNSATPELPTQYAPAEVEGPLYERWVERGYFEADAKSGKKPYTVVIPPPNVTGSLHLGHAFEHTLIDALTRRKRMQGYETLWQPGMDHAGIATQNVVERELAKEGKSRHDLGREAFIERVWQWKAESGGQISGQMRRLGDGVAWSRERFTMDEGLSKAVQTIFKKLYDDELIYRAERIINWCPRCLTAISDIEVEYQDDDGELVSIRYGEGEDSIVVATTRAETMLGDTAVAVHPEDERYRHLVGREIELPLTGRRIPVVADEHVDPQFGTGAVKVTPAHDPNDFEIGQRHGLPNLAVMDERAVITAHGPFQGLDRLEARSAIVAALRAEGRIVAEKRPYVHSVGHCSRCKTTIEPRLSMQWWVKVGPLAKAAGDAVRDGKVKIHPQEMEKRYFDWVDNLHDWCISRQLWWGHRIPVWYGPDGEIVCVGPDEEPPGGEGWTQETDVLDTWFSSGLWPFSTLGWPEETESLAKFYPNSVLVTGYDILFFWVARMMMFGLYAMDGTPPFHTIALHGMVRDQFGKKMSKSFGNAVNPLDWMDTYGSDALRFTLARGANPGTDVPIGEDWVQGSRNFTNKIWNATRFALMNGATVGGDLPAPEEMSATDRWILSRLNATVAEADALYDDYQFAKLSDVLFHFAWDEVFDWYVELSKTTFLAGGRPAEVSRRVLGEVLDKLLRLLHPVVPFVTETLWTTLTGRESVVVADWPADSGFRDAAAEKEIAAVQSLVTEVRRFRADQGLQPGQKVPARLDLGSTGLEAHEAAVRQLLRLQPEGEGFTATATLPVAGATVALDLSGAIDVDAERKRLAKDLAAAEKEKAQATAKLGNEAFLAKAPEPVVAKIRTRLEAAEADMARITAQLSSLPQS
- a CDS encoding bifunctional folylpolyglutamate synthase/dihydrofolate synthase, translating into MGLGGDEDEADIDPGREADLAVIEAGSRTLRAGGPVPQDDGVPARPADPAVDKALREVEAELAGRWPETKLEPSLDRMTALMDILGEPQRSYPSIHITGTNGKTSTARMIEQLLLAFDLRTGRYTSPHVQSVTERISLDGRPIAPESFIETYRDLQPYVEMVDASQPYRMSFFEVLTGMAYAAFADAPVDVAVVEVGMGGSWDATNVVDGTVAVVTPIDLDHTDRLGETAGEIAVEKSGIVKKDATAVLAQQPVEAAQVLLKRAVEVDATVAREGMEFGVTHREVAVGGQMLTLRGLGGEYEQVFLPLHGEHQAHNAAVALAAVEAFFGIGTLHARTLDVDTVRTAFANVTSPGRLEVVRRSPAVVLDAAHNPAGARAAAAALGEAFGFTHLVGVVGPSGDKDVRGLLEAFEPVFAEVVVTQNSTHRAMDVDELAALAVEVFGDERVQVEPRLDDAIEAAVTLAEDQGEYSGAGVLITGSVITVGEARLLLGRK
- a CDS encoding DUF4233 domain-containing protein, with protein sequence MRTLCASTLIGEFFVIGFAGLVAMKQPELTAGTVWTVSGIAMALCVLLCGMLGRRGGLAVGWLLQAGLIVSGFAVPVMFFLGAVFAALWWAAVHFGRKVDEAKAARAAQPA